In the Pseudomonas sp. ADAK2 genome, one interval contains:
- a CDS encoding acetyl-CoA C-acetyltransferase, translated as MNEVVIVAATRTAIGSFQGALSAIPATELGAALIRRLLEQTGINGEQIDEVILGQVLSAGAGQNPARQTAIKAGLPFTTPAMTLNKVCGSGLKAVQLAIQAIRCGDAELVIAGGQENMSLAPYVLPKARTGLRLGHAQLQDSVIQDGLWDAFNDYHMGITAENLAEKYSITREQQDTFAAASQQKAAAAIEAGYFKREITPILIPQRKGEPLAFDTDEQPRADSTLQSLGKLKPAFQKDGSVTAGNSSTLNDCAAVLILASAAKAQALGLPVLARIKAYASAGVDPSIMGIGPVPATRLALEKAGWNLTDLDLIEANEAFAAQSLAVGKELGWDTSKVNVNGGAIALGHPIGASGARILVSLLFELIRRDGHKGLATLCIGGGQGVSLVIER; from the coding sequence ATGAACGAAGTCGTAATCGTTGCCGCTACTCGTACCGCCATTGGCAGCTTCCAGGGTGCCTTGTCCGCGATTCCGGCCACCGAACTGGGCGCGGCGCTGATTCGCCGCTTGCTGGAACAGACCGGTATCAACGGCGAACAGATCGATGAAGTGATCCTCGGCCAGGTGCTCAGCGCCGGTGCCGGGCAAAACCCGGCACGCCAGACCGCCATCAAGGCCGGCCTGCCCTTCACCACCCCTGCCATGACCCTGAACAAGGTCTGTGGCTCCGGGCTCAAGGCGGTGCAACTGGCCATTCAAGCCATCCGCTGTGGCGACGCCGAACTGGTGATTGCCGGCGGCCAGGAAAACATGAGTCTGGCGCCTTACGTCCTGCCCAAGGCCCGCACCGGTTTGCGCCTGGGTCATGCGCAACTGCAAGACAGCGTGATTCAGGACGGTTTGTGGGATGCCTTCAACGATTACCACATGGGCATCACCGCGGAGAATCTGGCCGAGAAGTACAGCATCACCCGTGAGCAACAGGACACTTTCGCCGCCGCCTCGCAGCAAAAAGCCGCGGCCGCCATCGAAGCCGGTTACTTCAAGCGTGAAATCACCCCGATCCTGATTCCCCAGCGCAAGGGTGAACCGCTGGCCTTCGACACCGATGAACAGCCACGCGCGGACAGCACCCTCCAATCCTTGGGCAAGCTGAAGCCGGCGTTCCAGAAAGACGGCAGCGTGACCGCGGGTAATTCTTCGACCCTCAACGATTGCGCCGCCGTGCTGATACTGGCCAGCGCCGCCAAGGCCCAGGCCCTCGGGTTGCCGGTACTGGCGCGGATCAAGGCGTACGCCAGCGCCGGTGTCGACCCGTCGATCATGGGCATCGGCCCGGTGCCGGCCACTCGCCTGGCGCTGGAAAAGGCTGGCTGGAATCTCACCGACCTGGACCTGATCGAGGCGAATGAAGCCTTCGCCGCGCAGTCCCTGGCGGTCGGCAAGGAACTGGGCTGGGACACCAGCAAAGTCAACGTCAACGGCGGTGCGATTGCCCTCGGTCATCCGATCGGCGCCTCGGGTGCGCGGATTCTGGTGTCGCTGTTGTTCGAATTAATTCGTCGCGATGGCCACAAAGGCCTCGCCACGTTGTGCATCGGCGGCGGGCAAGGCGTCAGCCTGGTCATCGAGCGCTAG
- a CDS encoding hydrolase has translation MSIRELLNPTNSTLILIDHQPQMSFGVQSIDRQTLKNNTVALAKTAKIFNVPTILTSVETESFSGFIWPELLGVFPDQQPIERTSMNSWEDKALVAAVKATGRKKLIMAALWTEVCLNFPALEALAEGYEVYIVTDASGGTTKEAHDMSVQRMIQAGAVPVTWQQVLLEYQRDWAHKETYDAVMELVREHSGAYGMGVDYAYTMVHKAPQRQVK, from the coding sequence ATGTCCATCCGTGAATTGCTCAACCCAACCAACTCCACCCTGATCCTGATCGACCACCAGCCGCAGATGTCCTTCGGCGTGCAATCGATCGATCGCCAGACCCTGAAGAACAACACCGTGGCCCTGGCCAAGACGGCGAAGATCTTCAACGTGCCGACCATCCTGACCTCGGTGGAAACCGAAAGCTTCAGCGGTTTTATCTGGCCGGAATTGCTCGGCGTGTTCCCGGACCAGCAGCCGATCGAGCGCACCTCGATGAACTCCTGGGAAGACAAGGCGCTGGTCGCCGCAGTGAAAGCCACCGGGCGCAAGAAGCTGATCATGGCCGCGCTGTGGACTGAGGTCTGCCTGAACTTCCCCGCGCTGGAAGCCCTGGCCGAAGGCTACGAGGTGTACATCGTCACCGACGCTTCCGGCGGCACGACCAAGGAAGCCCATGACATGTCGGTACAGCGGATGATTCAGGCCGGCGCGGTGCCGGTGACCTGGCAGCAAGTGTTGCTCGAATACCAACGCGACTGGGCGCATAAAGAAACCTACGATGCGGTGATGGAACTGGTGCGCGAACACAGCGGCGCCTACGGCATGGGCGTGGATTACGCCTACACCATGGTGCACAAGGCACCGCAGCGTCAGGTGAAGTAA
- a CDS encoding LysR family transcriptional regulator: MDRIECMRAFIVTVGENGFAAAARAMDVPRSKVSKQIQALEEAIGVQLLQRTTRSLHLTEAGAEYYDAARELIASLDEAEQRARDGIGELRGVLRINAPMSFGLRRLGPLIPLFHEQHPNIELQLVLSDQQVDPVRGGFDVTLRIASMPDSSMIARLIAPAPRIMVASPAYLKRAGTPQVPKDLTTHQCLNYGYLQSGVSLQLSNGKDSQRVNVTGPLHANNGDLLAQAAEAGMGIALLPDFIVEDSLAAGRLVPVLCEWQAPPITINAVYPSARRVPQKTRTFIDFLIKELAPR, translated from the coding sequence TTGGATCGTATCGAATGCATGCGCGCGTTTATCGTCACCGTGGGTGAAAACGGCTTCGCCGCCGCAGCCAGGGCGATGGATGTGCCGCGCTCCAAAGTCAGCAAACAGATTCAGGCGCTGGAAGAAGCCATCGGCGTGCAGTTGCTGCAACGCACCACCCGCAGCCTGCACCTGACCGAGGCTGGTGCCGAGTATTACGACGCCGCGCGGGAACTGATCGCCTCACTGGACGAGGCCGAGCAACGGGCGCGGGACGGTATCGGGGAATTGCGCGGCGTGCTGCGGATCAACGCGCCAATGTCCTTCGGCTTGCGGCGATTGGGGCCGCTGATTCCGCTGTTCCATGAACAGCACCCGAACATCGAGTTGCAGCTGGTGTTGAGCGATCAGCAAGTGGACCCGGTGCGCGGTGGTTTTGATGTGACGCTGCGGATTGCCAGCATGCCGGACTCATCGATGATCGCCCGCCTGATAGCCCCGGCCCCACGAATCATGGTCGCCTCGCCGGCCTACCTGAAACGTGCCGGCACGCCCCAAGTGCCAAAGGACCTGACCACTCACCAATGCCTGAACTATGGCTATCTGCAAAGCGGCGTCAGCCTGCAACTGAGCAATGGCAAGGACTCGCAACGGGTCAACGTCACCGGCCCGCTGCACGCCAACAATGGCGACTTGCTCGCCCAGGCTGCCGAGGCCGGGATGGGCATCGCCCTGCTCCCGGATTTCATCGTTGAAGACTCGTTGGCCGCCGGTCGTTTGGTGCCGGTGCTGTGCGAATGGCAAGCGCCACCGATCACCATCAACGCGGTGTACCCATCGGCGCGGCGAGTGCCGCAGAAGACCCGCACGTTTATTGATTTCCTGATCAAGGAACTGGCGCCACGGTGA
- a CDS encoding OprD family porin has protein sequence MKLSSHSLWLLISVAGTALADESAPAAQGFLDGATLGVLSRNFYLNSDYRTPSPSGKSYKAEWAQGFISSFESGFTEGTLGFGLDAHAFLGLKLDGGKGHSGTGLLPVDDDGRSESNYSSGGGALKFKASRTTLAFGEMTVETPVFDTSDKRLQPEYATGFLLNSKEIDGMNLVAGHFTAFKNQDSSSSKGDFYGYGANTEAGGMSFLGADLFTNSPVGGALYASQLSDTWHQYYGNLHFKQSDVFLDANLYHTQDTGRALAGAIDNTAYSLSGKYSRGAHGFTLAYQQINGDTPFDFVGGDSIYLANSIKYADFNGAHERSWQARYDLDLGAFGIPGLNFMTRYVRGSNIDGSHAPKGGAYNPFDEASGEYVPQQGDGGRHWERDIDLRYVVQSGSAKGLSLQLSHVSHRGNTAQAGDDIDRVYVVVQYPLAFGHL, from the coding sequence ATGAAGCTTTCCTCGCACTCCCTTTGGTTATTGATATCAGTTGCCGGCACCGCCCTGGCGGACGAATCGGCGCCCGCAGCCCAGGGTTTTCTCGACGGCGCAACGCTGGGTGTGCTGAGTCGCAACTTTTACCTCAACAGCGATTACCGCACGCCCTCGCCCTCAGGCAAAAGCTACAAAGCCGAATGGGCTCAAGGGTTTATCAGCTCTTTTGAATCCGGTTTCACCGAAGGCACGCTTGGCTTTGGCCTCGATGCTCATGCCTTTCTCGGGCTCAAGCTCGATGGCGGCAAAGGGCATTCCGGCACCGGGTTGCTGCCGGTCGATGATGACGGCCGTAGCGAAAGCAACTACTCCAGTGGCGGCGGCGCGCTCAAGTTCAAGGCCTCCCGCACCACCCTGGCCTTCGGTGAAATGACCGTGGAAACGCCAGTGTTCGATACTTCGGACAAACGCCTGCAACCGGAGTACGCCACGGGTTTTCTGTTAAACAGCAAGGAAATCGACGGCATGAACCTGGTGGCCGGACACTTCACCGCGTTCAAGAACCAGGACAGCTCTTCGAGCAAGGGCGACTTTTACGGTTACGGCGCCAACACCGAGGCTGGCGGAATGTCCTTTCTCGGTGCCGATCTGTTCACCAACAGCCCGGTGGGCGGCGCGTTGTATGCCTCGCAGCTGAGCGACACCTGGCACCAGTACTACGGCAATCTGCACTTCAAGCAATCGGATGTGTTCCTCGACGCCAATCTGTACCACACGCAGGACACCGGCCGGGCGTTGGCGGGCGCCATCGATAACACCGCCTATAGCCTGTCGGGCAAATACAGCCGCGGCGCCCATGGCTTCACCCTCGCCTATCAGCAAATCAACGGCGATACCCCGTTCGATTTCGTCGGTGGCGACTCCATCTACCTGGCCAACTCCATCAAATACGCCGACTTCAACGGCGCCCATGAACGTTCCTGGCAGGCTCGCTATGACCTTGATCTGGGGGCATTCGGCATTCCGGGGCTGAACTTCATGACCCGCTACGTGAGGGGCAGCAACATCGACGGCAGCCATGCGCCCAAGGGCGGTGCTTACAACCCGTTCGACGAAGCGAGCGGCGAGTACGTGCCGCAACAAGGGGATGGCGGACGGCATTGGGAGCGTGACATCGATTTGCGCTACGTCGTGCAATCCGGTTCGGCCAAGGGCTTGTCGCTGCAGTTGTCCCATGTCTCGCACCGGGGCAACACCGCCCAGGCGGGCGATGACATTGACCGGGTGTATGTCGTGGTCCAGTACCCGTTGGCCTTCGGCCACCTTTAA
- the phaC gene encoding class I poly(R)-hydroxyalkanoic acid synthase gives MDNNAHTFNTYWSGQVPFIASFAVQQLRLWVSTNPWFTGQEYNEWFDLPRGTLDSLQSDYQLQWGDLGQRLMTGQPFTFDDRRFASGAWSQPLFGSLAAFYLLNAGFLLKLLDKLPIKDKKPRQRLLYLVEQAIAAGAPSNFLASNPDALQRVIDTQGASLLTGLLHLASDLQEGKMRQCDSNAFKVGVDLATTPGEVVFENELFQLIQYYPQTETQYRRPVFVVPPSINKYYILDLRPDNSMIRHLLQQGHPVFLMSWRNFDQAHANTTWDDLIETGIIKGLQVTREISGEQRPNCVGFCIGGTLLSSALAVLAARGDKDIASVSLLTTFLDYLDTGPIDIFVDEQLVAYRERTIGGLDGPIGLFKGEDMGNTFSLLRPNDLWWNYNVDKYLKGQKPIALDLLFWNNDSTNLPGPMYCWYLRHTYLQNDLKSGELDCCGVKLDLRAIEAPAYILATHDDHIVPWRSAYASTELLGGDKRFVLGASGHIAGVINPPANQKRHYWTNNRVSENPDTWFSEAEQHPGSWWNDWFVWLAEHAGERQPSALHAGNTEYPAIESAPGRYVKQ, from the coding sequence ATGGATAACAACGCACACACCTTCAACACTTACTGGTCTGGCCAGGTTCCGTTCATTGCTTCATTTGCAGTGCAACAATTACGCCTGTGGGTCAGCACCAATCCGTGGTTTACAGGGCAAGAATATAACGAATGGTTCGACCTGCCCCGGGGCACCCTCGACAGTTTGCAGTCCGACTACCAACTGCAATGGGGCGATCTCGGCCAGCGCCTGATGACCGGCCAGCCGTTCACCTTCGACGATCGACGCTTCGCCAGCGGCGCCTGGAGCCAGCCGCTGTTTGGTTCCCTCGCTGCGTTTTACCTGCTCAACGCCGGATTCCTGCTGAAGCTGCTGGACAAACTGCCGATCAAGGACAAGAAACCACGCCAGCGCCTGCTGTACCTGGTGGAACAAGCCATCGCCGCCGGCGCGCCGAGCAATTTCCTGGCGAGTAATCCGGATGCCCTGCAACGGGTGATCGATACCCAGGGCGCCAGCCTGCTCACGGGGTTGCTGCACCTGGCCAGCGACCTGCAAGAAGGCAAGATGCGCCAGTGCGACAGCAATGCGTTCAAGGTCGGCGTGGACCTGGCGACCACACCCGGAGAAGTGGTGTTCGAGAACGAACTGTTCCAGTTGATCCAGTACTACCCGCAGACCGAAACCCAGTACCGTCGCCCGGTATTCGTGGTGCCGCCGTCGATCAACAAGTACTACATCCTCGATTTGCGCCCCGACAACTCGATGATCCGCCACCTGCTGCAACAAGGGCATCCGGTGTTTCTGATGTCCTGGCGCAACTTCGACCAGGCACATGCCAACACCACCTGGGATGACCTGATCGAAACCGGCATTATCAAAGGCCTGCAAGTGACCCGTGAGATCAGCGGCGAGCAACGGCCCAATTGCGTCGGTTTCTGCATCGGCGGCACGTTGTTGAGCAGCGCACTGGCGGTACTGGCCGCGCGCGGCGACAAAGACATCGCCAGCGTCAGCCTGTTGACCACCTTCCTCGATTACCTCGACACCGGCCCCATCGACATTTTTGTCGACGAACAACTGGTGGCCTACCGCGAGCGCACCATCGGCGGCCTGGACGGCCCCATCGGCCTGTTCAAAGGCGAGGACATGGGCAACACCTTCTCGCTGCTGCGGCCCAATGACTTGTGGTGGAACTACAACGTCGACAAATACCTCAAGGGCCAAAAGCCGATAGCCCTCGACCTGCTGTTCTGGAACAACGACAGCACCAACCTGCCTGGCCCGATGTATTGCTGGTATTTGCGTCACACCTACCTGCAAAACGACCTGAAATCCGGTGAGCTGGATTGCTGCGGGGTCAAGCTGGATCTGCGGGCCATCGAGGCCCCGGCGTACATCCTCGCCACCCATGACGACCACATCGTGCCGTGGCGCAGCGCCTACGCCAGCACCGAATTGCTCGGCGGGGACAAGCGCTTTGTGCTTGGCGCGTCCGGGCATATCGCCGGGGTGATCAACCCGCCGGCCAATCAGAAACGTCATTACTGGACCAACAACCGCGTCAGCGAAAACCCGGACACCTGGTTCTCGGAAGCCGAACAGCATCCGGGCAGTTGGTGGAACGACTGGTTTGTCTGGCTGGCCGAGCATGCCGGGGAGCGTCAGCCTTCGGCGCTGCACGCCGGGAATACCGAGTACCCGGCGATCGAGTCGGCACCGGGGCGGTACGTGAAGCAATGA